TAATATCCATTATTATTGAGAATGAGGTATGGATGGTCTTTGTATCCTGCTTTTGAGGATTctttaaaataagttatttcTCAAGACTTGGGTTTTgaacttattatttatatattcaaataatatattaaaaatatatatatatagttttatcgtTATAAAACTCACTCTCACTTTTGTATAAATAGGTGTCACTTTAGGATTGTACAACTAACCAGATGGTGATAGGTATTCTAAATGCACCATATTCATGAGTTGTGTGCCCATCGCATCATTTAAAAAGTTACTATGTCTTGTAAGTTTCGTTTCTTGTTTCGGATGGTTGACGGGCACTTGGGTGCTACTTCAAATGGTGCAGACATTTTTTCGGTTTTtcctaaaatatttataaagaagTTTCCAAGTCTTTACGTAAGTCCAAAATTTTCCTGAAATGTTCTTTGAAGAAACCTTGATCTTCTCGGTTGGGAAATCGTTATTTACCACGTGCTTTCATCGTCTCTCTACCAAGACTTTTTTCTGTGTTGTACTGTTTATAGAAAACCTTTCAGACGTCTTAAGAATGCTCAAATGACCATGGTGTCTTGTCCACTTTTCTGTTGAGTCAAGAAAACTCGTCTCCTGACAAGGCTCCTCACTGAGTCCATGAAGGGAGGAGGACATCAATctcaattattaaaatgctttaatttaaagattaaaaaatcattatgtAATAAAATGTGGCTATGAAGAAAAAAGTGTTTTTCAAACTAGGAGCAAAACACTTCCTCCGggaaattcatttaatttaggGCACTTTCACATTCGAACTCAATCAAACCATTCTCTCTATCTATTGAAGCTAAAGGTAGCGATCCTGGTCTGTTCTTAAACTGCTTGAACATCAATCAATTTCGTATTTTACACAATAAAATGCACTACTACCAAGGCTCCAACTCCTGTAAGATCCCACGAATCCAGATAAACGATGACAAGGTGGTTTGGTTTGACTGAAGTCAACGGCTGAagttctctttctcttctgaAGTTGTTTTGGGCCGAGCAGGACTTCTTGAAGCGAGAATGGCAGTTTCCTTGTTAACTGATTCATCTGATTGATCAGCATTTCTATCCCTTAACAGGTTGCTACTATTTGATGCAGCTGAACGCATTGCCCTTGGTAACTTCAAAGGAATCTCTGCCTCACTTGCGCTATTATCTACCTTTTTGGGAACTTCGGTGGTGTTGCTGTTGTTTTCTGGCTGCATGGAATCTGGGGCAACAGGAACAAGCTGAATAACGGATTTCCGCCATTTCTTCCTCTGATTTGGCTTTAGTGCATTGGATTTAACCTGTTTGAATTGCAAAGAACATATGCTAAGGCAGAGTTGAAAGAAACAGCAACatgtaaaatgaatataatcCTTTTGAAAGTTCTGTGGACTGTGTCCTATGAAAGACAAGTAAAAGGAAACTTACCAATGTGTTTCCAATGTCTGATAAAGGTTTCCTCCTCGGCCCGCCATTATTATTAGTCTCAGTAGGTGCCTCAATAAGTGCGCTCTGCAGTAGCATGGCACCCTGTGAGGCAAGGTGATTCTTCTGTGTATCATCAGTCCCTGCACCACCCACTTCGCTATTGGCCAAATCAGATTGTTGGAAGTCATGCTCCTTGTCAGTAACAGCTTCTCTGTTAGAGCACTTAACGGTTGTACATCCGCAAGATGAATTACAAATGCCTCCAGATGCTCGGCATTGACATTTATTTGTCTTGCATGATGAGCTCTTACTACATGAGCAACATAATCCAGAGTCATTGTTTTTCTTCTCAACAACAGTTTCTTCCCCTGAATACtctaatctcattttttccgAGTCGTTAACTCCAAACTGATTAAGCCCGAAACTTGAGCGACTTCCATTTTTAGAAATTCTTCTCTTAACGGGTTGTTTTCCTGACTCTACccattcttcatcttcatttacaTCTGAATGTTCAGAATCAGATGTGTCCATATCTTCCAAATGCATTAATGAGTTTCGGTATCCCTGGGCCATAAATAGAAATATCAGGGAGGAACttatttgaaaacataaaaaatatttgaaaaaaaaattaagaagagAAATTGACATCTACCGGCTTCCGCAAATCGTATTTATGTCCTCGATCAAAATTATCcaagttttcttctttcatagataacttttttaaagttgaattcTGTTACAAGGATAAAGGAAATATTAGGAAAGTTAGATAAAACTCTTAAAAGCATCTCCAATATTATTGTAAAGTAAACACATCCACTAACCTGCAACCTCAACTGATGAATCAGTTCAGCCTTATGTGTTTCGAGTTGTCTAGCAACACTACTGAGTTTCActaccttttcttttaaatctctTATTTCAGCCTCTTTTTCTCTACAATCAACTTCTTTATCTCTTAACAAGCACctaaaacaaacagaaaaacaTGTTGACTTGACTTCTATAAATTTGATCTTAATGTGGCAATTTAACAGAGATTTGAAATCATATTCAACATAAAGAAATCACAACAGTCCAAATGTTAAGAATAGTTTGTTTTTAactaatatgttttgatttcatAAGGAAAATGCATATTTAAGTTAggtatataaatttcaatatataggATAATTTAGTCTCATGGCATACCGATTATTttgtaaaagttaaaataatttatattgaaatgttGACTATcatgtaaattattttaaattaattttagtatttaaaataatttatattaaaaggtTGATTAGTATGTAATACCTGGAAGAAGAAGCTAAATTGAATAgataattcataatattttttgcATCAGCCATAGATCGAACTTGGTTCCAACGTCCTCTACCATTAAAAATTCGTTCACGTTCTTCTGCTTCTGACAATTGTGACGCCATTGAAACTAAGGTACTCGACGAAGATGAAAGCATGTTTTCAAGTGcaaaaattcttgaatttcttgcaCCAGGAGACATTGTTTCTGGGCTATCACTGCATTTTTACAGTAATCAAAGATAGATTTTGTTATTGATATCcttttgataatgttaaaaaGATAATACAACCTCAAGCTCTACCTGAAATTAGTTTGCTTTAGCATTTGTGCCTCTTCCTTCAACTTTGCTATCTCATTCGCCATCCTTGCCCTCCTACAATACCAAAAAATACTCTGACTTGATTTACTTGAATACATGCATAAATGAAACCAATTCAAGACCAATATATTCAAGCTGGTACAGACAGAGAGTAAATTGAAACCCAACTGAATAAATCAAAACTGATGCTACAAGGCtttaaagtttgagtttaatgTTGCATACTGTTCAACAAGCtttctaatataaaaatcataagCATGGACTCACTCTTCAATTTGGCGCTCATATTCAGAACGTACTTCATGTACCCGTACTGTGACTTCAAGCTCATGCTCAACTGTTTGCATTAGAGCCTTCTCGTAGAAAACATTTTGTTAGTGTTAAAGAATCACTTCCTAAAGCATAGAACCAAATTATCCATCAACATAAAAGTTAGAACAAACAATTTAATTACCTGAATTCCAGGACCATTCCCATTTCCAGCACCTGCATAAAAGGAATTTTCCAATTAATTACaattaccaaaaagaaaaaaaaaaaaacaccctcATAAGGCAGTATATTCAGAACTGTAATTGTCACGTGAGGAAGCTTTTCGAGATTCCAAAAGCTCTTTGAGTCTTTTAGTAGCCATTGAAGCCTCTTCTGTTTTTCTTTGCAAAACCTAAAAGGAAAATCAGCAATTAAAGAACATCACTCATTATTTAGGAAAACAATAGCCTCTTAACACCAAAAGTGGATATTAGTTTACCATTTTCTGTCTTTGGTTTAAAGCTAATAGTTTATGCATCTCATACTCATTCCTCCTTCCTTCTTTCTTAAGCTgacaaaacaacaacaaaaatatttacaataatgaTAAGCAACATGAACAATTTAGATAAAAACAGGGGATGTAATACTTCTGCAAAAtgttccaaaattttttataaggATAAGTCTTGGTTGCCTGAAGGATAGCATCTAGAATGTTTATGCATCAAAACCATAGCATCTAAGAATAGTTTATGCATCAAAACTACATCTAAAAAAGGCCATATTATAACATTTGGGTTTAGAAAgctcattattttcattttttttctttcgtaTACAACATATAAAATACTCCATAAGTACATACATTCAGCAATTATAACACCATCTATATTAAACTTTTTGACTCATCCAGTAACTATAGCAAATAGGATTTTCATATAactattaaaacataaaataacatagTCCTTACTATACCTGAAGGACTTCCTTTTCTCGTGATGCCTTCCATAATCTGAACTGTTCGGACTCTTGCTTAATCTTTTGTTGCAATTGAACCTAAAACacacaaatttatgttgatacTCGGAGCAGTATATACTAATGTATCATATAAGTAAGCTTTTCCATAAAAAGAGACCTTGTGAGACTTAATTCTTTGAATCTCATCCTGTAGCCGTTTTGCTGCCTCGTCACTTTTTTGTTTCTGTCTCAAGAGTTGAGCTTGGGCATCCTGTTTTTTCTTCAACTCTGCAACCTGTGAAACAGAAAATCAATTTAGAAAGGATAACTGGAATTATAAAAAAGCAAGGTAATTTGAAGCATACCTGTGCCTCAAGGGCATTCAACTTCTGAAGGTACTCGTCCTTCAATTTTTTAGCACCATCGTCAGAATTAGATGATATATTTGCAAGATTGAGTCTCAGTTCCTCAATTTCTTTCTGCAATGTGATAACAATAATAAGAATTACTTGATCGAAACTACTTTTAAAttgcaccaaaaaaaaaaagtgttgcAGAAATAGAGTTGACctgcaaaattttcttttcatgttcaAGCTCTAGGACTTTCTTCTCATAATGTTGTTTAAGAACTGAAGTATCGCCACTAGAAAACCGCTTCATTTCAGCCTTGAAGAGattaatgaaaaaggaaaacaaagcTATTAAACTACAGAGAATAAAAGAAACAGAATCATGCGGGAATTGAGAAAATCCTAACGCCAGGATG
This is a stretch of genomic DNA from Mangifera indica cultivar Alphonso chromosome 11, CATAS_Mindica_2.1, whole genome shotgun sequence. It encodes these proteins:
- the LOC123228842 gene encoding kinesin-like protein KIN-4C, with protein sequence MDSEAKDSSQCVRVAVNIRPLITSELLNGCTDCITVFPGEPQIQIGSHTFTYDYVYGSTAAPSVKIYDDCVAPLVDALFHGYNATVLAYGQTGSGKTYTMGTNYSGEGSSFGIIPKVTDNIFKRVEAEKESTEFLIRVTFIEIFKEEVFDLLDSNLPNLNKGDGSSVAKPVVPARAPVQIRETVNGGITLAGVTEAEVRTKEEMASYISRGSLSRATGSTNMNSQSSRSHAIFTVTMEQKKINHGTTDDIGDDILCAKLHLVDLAGSERAKRTGADGLRLKEGIHINKGLLALGNVISALGDDKKRKEGGHVPYRDSKLTRLLQDSLGGNSKTVMIACVSPADTNAEETLNTLKYANRARNIQNKAVINRDPMTAQMQRMRSQIEQLQAELLFCRGDSSSPYDDLQILKHKVSLLEASNSELQRELQERRVTCEHLTQCALDAQVEKDKLIMQIESARNGKSWDEIECSSTKDFDLLKTYVSKIQELEGELLRVKSSCNSKRSRNADNVEFDDDGFHSKNVLFPCINEFSSDCDTKALDISDEIEDEEKELEHSSLQEKLDKELKELDRKLEQKEAEMKRFSSGDTSVLKQHYEKKVLELEHEKKILQKEIEELRLNLANISSNSDDGAKKLKDEYLQKLNALEAQVAELKKKQDAQAQLLRQKQKSDEAAKRLQDEIQRIKSHKVQLQQKIKQESEQFRLWKASREKEVLQLKKEGRRNEYEMHKLLALNQRQKMVLQRKTEEASMATKRLKELLESRKASSRDNYSAGNGNGPGIQALMQTVEHELEVTVRVHEVRSEYERQIEERARMANEIAKLKEEAQMLKQTNFSDSPETMSPGARNSRIFALENMLSSSSSTLVSMASQLSEAEERERIFNGRGRWNQVRSMADAKNIMNYLFNLASSSRCLLRDKEVDCREKEAEIRDLKEKVVKLSSVARQLETHKAELIHQLRLQNSTLKKLSMKEENLDNFDRGHKYDLRKPGYRNSLMHLEDMDTSDSEHSDVNEDEEWVESGKQPVKRRISKNGSRSSFGLNQFGVNDSEKMRLEYSGEETVVEKKNNDSGLCCSCSKSSSCKTNKCQCRASGGICNSSCGCTTVKCSNREAVTDKEHDFQQSDLANSEVGGAGTDDTQKNHLASQGAMLLQSALIEAPTETNNNGGPRRKPLSDIGNTLVKSNALKPNQRKKWRKSVIQLVPVAPDSMQPENNSNTTEVPKKVDNSASEAEIPLKLPRAMRSAASNSSNLLRDRNADQSDESVNKETAILASRSPARPKTTSEEKENFSR